A stretch of DNA from Micromonospora sp. WMMD1155:
CGGGCCCGGTCCTGATAGCCGGCTAGCACCGCCTCGACGATGGTGTCGAGGCGCTGCGGTATCCGTGACCGCAGGCCCTGGTCGCTCTCGCTGAGCGCGAGCAGACCCTCGATCAGCCGCTCGTTGCGCTCGTTGGTCTCCAGTAGTTGGCTGGTCAGCAACTCCAGCTGTTCGCCGCTGAGCGCTCGGGCCATCCCGACCTCGATGAGGGTCCGCTGCACGGCGAGGGGCGTGCGCAACTCGTGCGAGGCGTTGGCGGCGAAGCGCCGCTGCCCGTCGTACCCGGCGGAGATGCGTTCCATCATCGCGTCGATCGCCCGGGACAGCTGGGCCAACTCGTCGCGACCCCGGGGCCGGATCCGGTGACCGAGGTTCTGCGGGCCGACGTGCTCGATGGGCCCGGTCAGGTCACGGACCGGACGTAGGCACCACACCGCGCCGAGCCAGACCCCCACCAGCGCGGCCACCGTCACGAGCAGGACGGCCGCCAGGGGCAGCACGAACGCCCCCGGGCGTACGTCCGCGCAGACCGTGTACAGCCCGGGTATCGGCAGGTCGCAGAACTGCTGCCCCCAGGTCCAGGTCACCCCCGTCAGCCATGTGCCCAGTGTCGGCAGCGCGGGCCCGGCCAGCAGGGCCAGCAGACCCACGAGCAACACCCGACGTCGGGGCGTCCAGGTCACGCCGTCCCGCCGATGCGGTAGCCGGCCTTCGGAACGGTGTGGATGATCGCCGGATCGCCGAGCTTCTTGCGCAGGGTCATCACGGTGACCCGTACGGCGTTGGTGAACGGGTCCGCGAACTCGTCCCAGGCCTGTTCCAACAGATCCTCGGCACTGACGACCTGGCCGTCCGCGCGCAGCAGCACGTGCAGCACCGCGAACTCCTTCGGGCTGAGCGGGAGCGGGCGGCCGTCCCGGGTGGCCGTGTGCCGACCCACGTCCAGCACCACGCCGTCCTGGGCGAGCACCGGCGGCAGCGCGGGCGTGGACCGGCGGCCGAGAGCCTGCACCCGGGCGACCAGTTCGGCGAAGGCGAACGGCTTGGTGAGGTAGTCGTCCGCGCCGAGGCCGAGACCCTCCACCCGGTCGCGGATGCCGGCGGCGGCGGTGAGCAGCAGCACCCGCGTGCCGACCTGGGCGTCGGTGATGCTGCGGCACACCTCGTCGCCGGTGTGCCCGGGCATGTCCCGGTCCAGCACCGCGACGTCGTACCGGTTCACCCCGATCCGCTCCAACGCACCGTCACCGTCGTAGCACACGTCCACGGCCATCGACAGGCGGCGCAGCCCTTCGGCCACCGTGTCCGCCAACAACCGCTCGTCGTCCGCCACCAGCACCCGCACGTCGTCCGCTCCCCCGAGTTCCGCTTACCCGGCATACCGTGGCAGGCCCGGGTTAAGGGTTCTGTAAGCACCCGCCGACAGCCATCGTCCACGGCATTGCCCCAGGGACAAGTAGCCGCGACCCAGGTGGCCGCCGGATTCGTCCCATTCCCGCACCGCCCACGCCCCGAGTCCCGCCCGCCCCGACGGCACGTAACGGAGAGTGAGCCGCGTCACCCAAGCACCGGGGGGCCGTTCGACCCGACAAGCGATATACCTCTGAGTCATAAATATGACTCAGAGGTATATCGCTCTCTGCCCTTCCTTCCTCCGGGGAGGTGACGCCGCGTGAGCACGGGTCGCCGGGCGGGTCAGTCGCAGGCCGTGCCGTCGCCGTCGCGGTCCAGGTCGTAGATGTCGGACCCGATGACGCGGATGGGGCCGCTGACGTAGGCGGGTCCGTCGCCCCTCTTGGGCAGGCAGTCGACGTCGCTGGCGATCGGGACGCAACCGCTGTAGTTCGGGTCGCACTTCGACGACTGCGGCTTCTTGGTGCCGACGGCGACGACCTGGGTCACGGGCTGCTTCGTCACCGTGGACTTGACCAGCTTCCGGGCCGTCCGCACCCCGTCGGTGGTGGTCACCTCGTAGGTCAGGGTTCGTACCCCGTTGACGCCCTTGGTCCGGACGACCCGTTTGCCCTCGGCCAGGGACGAGTCCTTGACGGTCTTCTCGGCGTACCGGATGGTGGCCTGCTCGGTCTCGGTCGTCACCTTGCCGACCGGCGCGGGCGCGGCATCCGACGGGCTGGGCGAGGCCGTTGCCGACGGTGCGAGGGCGTCGGGTGTGGCAGTCGGCGCGGCGGCCGGAGTCGACGTCTCTTCGGTGGGCTCGACGGACGCCGCCACGATGGGCTGCTGCGCCTGGTCGGCGGCGGTGCCGGTCTTGGTCGGCTCCGAATCGCCGGTCAACGCGCCGATGATGGCGGTGCCGGTACAGCAGAGCAGCAGGATCGACAGGGTCACCGAGCCAAGGATCACGGCGGTACGGCTGGCGGGACTGGCCCGACGGAACCAGTTCGGGCGGGCCGCCTGACCAGACGACGGGTACGGCGGGCCCGGATTCTGTGGTGGTTGCATCGTCACGGCGATGAGTGTCGTCGCAAACACCGTCCGCAATATCATCCGTCGCGCTCGTCACCTGCGCCGTTCGCTTCGCACCGATGATCCGTGGGCGCGTCCTCGGACGACGAGACGTCACCCGGGGCAGCCCTCCAGGCCGGTCGGCCACGGCCGATCGTGCGGCTGCATTCGCCGACAAGCTTCGCAAATCCGCATCCACCACACCCTTACGCGAGCCACCGGGCGGTCCACCAGCGGAGGAGGACCGGGGATGTGTCGCGATGTCGTCAGCAGACGGGCTCAGCGGCCCGAGCCGACCCGGCGATCCCGCCGACCCCGCAACGAGCTGAGCCCGACCAGCAGCAGCGCGATCGCGAACATCGCGGTGCCGATGACGTTGACCTGCGGTGGGATGCCCCGCTGGGCAGCGCCCCAGACGTACATCGGGAAGGTGACAGTGGTGCCGGCGTTGAAGTTCGTGACGATGAAGTCGTCGAAACTCAGCGAGAAGGCCAGCAACGCGGCGGCCACGATTCCGGGCAGCACCAACGGCAGGGTGATCCTCCGGAAGGTCTGCCACTCGCTGGCGTAGAGGTCCATCGCCGCCTCCTCCAGCCGCCGGTCCATCCCGGCCAGCCGCGCCTTCACGGTGACCACCACGAACGACACGCAGAACACCACGTGTGAGATCACGACGGTCCAGAAGCCCTGCGGCACCCCGGCGGACACGAACAGGGCCAGGAGCGACGTGCCCATCACCAGCTCCGGGGTGGCCAACGACAGGAAGACCAGCAGGTTGATCCCGGTCCGCCCGCGGAAGCGGTGCCGGACCAGCGCGAACGCCATCAGGGTGCCGAGCACGGTGGCCACGACGGTGGCGAGGAACCCGATCTGCACGCTACGGACCACGGCGTCGCACATGTCCGAGGTGGCGCACGGCCGCCGCCAGTTGTCCAGAGTGAACTCGTGGAAGTCGTACGACAGCCGGTTCGACGGGCGGTTGAACGACAGCGCCGCCACCACCAGATTCGGCAACGCCAGGTAACCGAGCACCAGCAGCGCCATGATCAGCACCCAGCGGTCGGCCAGCCACCGCGCGATCCTCACCGCACCTCCTCCCGGCCGACCGTGCGGAGATATCCGTAGACCACAGCGAGGATCGCCGCCATCAGGAGGACCGACAGCACGGCGCCCTGCGGGTAGTCCAGCCGGACCAGGAAGGCCGAGTCGACCACGTTGCCGATCATGTATTCGTTCGGGGTGCCGAGCAGCTCCGCGTTGATGTAGTCGCCGCTGGCCGGGATGAAGAACAGCAGCGTTCCGGCGACCAGACCGGGCATCGACAGCGGCAGCGTCACCCGACGGAACGCCCGCACCGGGCTCGCGTACAGGTCACCGGCCGCCTCCAACAACCGGGGATCCAGCCGCTCCAGGCTCGCGTACAGCGGCAGCACCAGGAACGGCAGAAAGGTGTACGTCAGGCCGAGCACCACCGCGAACGGGGTCGCCAGCAGCCGGCCCTCCGGTGCGAGCAGGTGCACGTCACGCAGCACACCGACGAGCGCCCCGTTGTCCGACAGGACCGTCTTCCAGGCCAGCGTCCGGACCAGGAAGCTGGTGAACATCGGTGCGACCACGCACACCAGCAGCAGGTTCCTCCACCGACCGGCCTTCACCGCGATCGCGTAGGCCAGCGGGTAGCCCAGCAGCAACGCCACCACCAGGGCCGATCCGGCGTAACCGAACGAGCGGAGGAACTGCGGCCAGTACGCCTGCACCACGTCCGGGTAGTTGCCGAACGCCCACGTCATCGCGTAACCGGTGGTGAGCGAACCGCTGGGATCGTAGAGGCTGGCCGCCGCGAGCTGCGCCAGCGGCACACCGAAGAAGAGCAGCAGCCAGGCCGCGCCGGGGAACACCAGGAGGTACGGCAGGAGCCGCAGCCGCGCCCGCCGGGTCACGACGACGCGCTCAGCAGGAACGCGTGCCGTGGATCCCAGTGCGCCACCGCCGTACTGCCGACCGCCACCCGCGTCGACGTTCCACTGTTGGCCGCGAACACCGACAGCTCGGCGCCCCAGCCGGTACGCAGCAGGTACTGCGTGCTGACCCCCACGTAGGAGGCGTCGGTGACCACCCCGCTGACGTGTTGATGCCCCCCGGGCACCTGGTCGGCGGAGCCGACCAGAATCAGTTTCTCCGGGCGTACCCCCAGGTGGACCGGCCCGTGGTCGGCCCGGCAGCGGCCGACGGGCACCGAGAAGCGCGCGCCGTGCGCCGTCACCGTGACGTCGCCGCCGCTGACGCCGGTGGCCTCCCCGGCGAGCAGGTTGGACTGGCCGAGGAAGTTCGCGACGAACGCGGTGGCGGGGAACTCGTAGATGTCGGCGGGCGCGCCGAGTTGCTCGATCCGGCCGGCGTTCATCACCGCGACCGTGTCCGCCATGGTCATGGCCTCCTCCTGGTCGTGGGTGACGTGCACGAAGGTGATGCCGACCTCGGTCTGGATGCGCTTCAGCTCGATCTGCATCTGCCGCCGCAGCTTCAGGTCGAGCGCGCCCAGCGGCTCGTCCAGGAGCAGCACCTGCGGCCTGTTGACCAGCGCACGGACCAGCGCGACCCGTTGCTGCTGGCCGCCGGAGAGTTCGGCGGGGCGACGGCTGCCGTAACCGTCGAGCTGTACCAGCGAGAGCATCCGGTCGACCTCGTCGTCCACCGAGCGGATGCCGCGTCGACGCAACCCGAAGGCCACGTTCTCGAAGACGTCGAGGTGCGGGAAGAGGGCGTAGCTCTGGAAGACCGTGTTGACCGGTCGCTGGTGCGGGCGCAACCGGCCGATGTCCCGGTCGCCGAGCAGCACCTGACCGCTTGTCGGCTGCTCCAGACCGGCGATCATCCGCAGGGTGGTGGTCTTGCCGCAGCCGGAGGCACCGAGCAGCGCGAAGAAGGAGCCCTGGGGGACCGTCAGGCTGAGGGCGTCGACAGCGGTACGGGTGCCGAACCGCTTGGTCAGGTCGGCCAGCCGCAGATCGCCGGCCGGCGTCTCGCGCGCCATCCGCGTCACGCTCCGATGACCTGCTGGAACTTGCCCTCGTACTCCCTCTCCTGCTTCTCGTCCAGGGTCATGAACACCGTGGCCCGCGACAGCAACGCCTCGTCGGGGAAGATCAGCGGGTTGGCCGCCGACTCCGGGTCGATCTTCTCCATTTCGGCCTGGGCTCCCCGGACCGGGCAGATGTAGTTGACGTACGCGGCGACCTTCGCGGCGACCGCCGGCTCGTAGTAGTAGTTGACGAGCTGCTCGGCGTTGGCCTTGTGGGTGGCCTTGTTGGGCACCAACATGTCGTCGCTGTAGAGCATCGCGCCGGAGTCGGGGGCGACGAACCTGATCTTGTCGTCCGCACCAGCGAGTTGGATGACGTCGCCGGACCAGCCGATGCACGCGGCGATGTCACCCTTGGCCAGCTCCGGCGCGTAGTCGTTGCCGGTGAACCGGCGGATCTGCCCGGAGTCGACGGCCTTCCTGAGCTTGCTCAGCGCGTCGTCGAACTGGGCGGGGGTGAAGTTCGCCGGGTCGTGCCCGTTCGAGGAGAGCAGCAGGCCCATGGTGTCGCGCATCTCGCTGAGCGCGGTGACCCGGCCCTTGAGGTCGGGGCGGGTGAGCAGCTCGTCGACAGTCCGCAGTTCCTTCGTGACGTTGCCGTTGTACGCCAACCCGGCGAGCCCGGACTGCCACGGGATGG
This window harbors:
- a CDS encoding ATP-binding protein, whose product is MTWTPRRRVLLVGLLALLAGPALPTLGTWLTGVTWTWGQQFCDLPIPGLYTVCADVRPGAFVLPLAAVLLVTVAALVGVWLGAVWCLRPVRDLTGPIEHVGPQNLGHRIRPRGRDELAQLSRAIDAMMERISAGYDGQRRFAANASHELRTPLAVQRTLIEVGMARALSGEQLELLTSQLLETNERNERLIEGLLALSESDQGLRSRIPQRLDTIVEAVLAGYQDRAREADVTIDTHLAPRIVVGERVLLERLVTNLVENGIKYNRRGGSLTVVVSGEPALSVVNTGQPVPAEAVAGLFEPFRRLARDRTAQGGGAGLGLAIARSITQAHDGTIAARPAEHGGLRVDVRLPDTH
- a CDS encoding response regulator transcription factor: MRVLVADDERLLADTVAEGLRRLSMAVDVCYDGDGALERIGVNRYDVAVLDRDMPGHTGDEVCRSITDAQVGTRVLLLTAAAGIRDRVEGLGLGADDYLTKPFAFAELVARVQALGRRSTPALPPVLAQDGVVLDVGRHTATRDGRPLPLSPKEFAVLHVLLRADGQVVSAEDLLEQAWDEFADPFTNAVRVTVMTLRKKLGDPAIIHTVPKAGYRIGGTA
- a CDS encoding G5 domain-containing protein, which codes for MTLSILLLCCTGTAIIGALTGDSEPTKTGTAADQAQQPIVAASVEPTEETSTPAAAPTATPDALAPSATASPSPSDAAPAPVGKVTTETEQATIRYAEKTVKDSSLAEGKRVVRTKGVNGVRTLTYEVTTTDGVRTARKLVKSTVTKQPVTQVVAVGTKKPQSSKCDPNYSGCVPIASDVDCLPKRGDGPAYVSGPIRVIGSDIYDLDRDGDGTACD
- a CDS encoding ABC transporter permease is translated as MRIARWLADRWVLIMALLVLGYLALPNLVVAALSFNRPSNRLSYDFHEFTLDNWRRPCATSDMCDAVVRSVQIGFLATVVATVLGTLMAFALVRHRFRGRTGINLLVFLSLATPELVMGTSLLALFVSAGVPQGFWTVVISHVVFCVSFVVVTVKARLAGMDRRLEEAAMDLYASEWQTFRRITLPLVLPGIVAAALLAFSLSFDDFIVTNFNAGTTVTFPMYVWGAAQRGIPPQVNVIGTAMFAIALLLVGLSSLRGRRDRRVGSGR
- a CDS encoding ABC transporter permease, coding for MTRRARLRLLPYLLVFPGAAWLLLFFGVPLAQLAAASLYDPSGSLTTGYAMTWAFGNYPDVVQAYWPQFLRSFGYAGSALVVALLLGYPLAYAIAVKAGRWRNLLLVCVVAPMFTSFLVRTLAWKTVLSDNGALVGVLRDVHLLAPEGRLLATPFAVVLGLTYTFLPFLVLPLYASLERLDPRLLEAAGDLYASPVRAFRRVTLPLSMPGLVAGTLLFFIPASGDYINAELLGTPNEYMIGNVVDSAFLVRLDYPQGAVLSVLLMAAILAVVYGYLRTVGREEVR
- a CDS encoding ABC transporter ATP-binding protein, translating into MARETPAGDLRLADLTKRFGTRTAVDALSLTVPQGSFFALLGASGCGKTTTLRMIAGLEQPTSGQVLLGDRDIGRLRPHQRPVNTVFQSYALFPHLDVFENVAFGLRRRGIRSVDDEVDRMLSLVQLDGYGSRRPAELSGGQQQRVALVRALVNRPQVLLLDEPLGALDLKLRRQMQIELKRIQTEVGITFVHVTHDQEEAMTMADTVAVMNAGRIEQLGAPADIYEFPATAFVANFLGQSNLLAGEATGVSGGDVTVTAHGARFSVPVGRCRADHGPVHLGVRPEKLILVGSADQVPGGHQHVSGVVTDASYVGVSTQYLLRTGWGAELSVFAANSGTSTRVAVGSTAVAHWDPRHAFLLSASS
- a CDS encoding spermidine/putrescine ABC transporter substrate-binding protein, with the protein product MRAPLRPLSRRGLLTGTLGAVALLTTGGSLAGCGTEGAQQTEAGCVSEDLSGTEKKLAFSNWPQYLDVDENDESKRPSLDEFVAKTGIEVTYTEDINDNNEFFGKVRNQLAACQSIDRDIIVLSDWMAARVSRLGWVQKLDPARIPNVRANLLPSLLDRSFDPENRISIPWQSGLAGLAYNGNVTKELRTVDELLTRPDLKGRVTALSEMRDTMGLLLSSNGHDPANFTPAQFDDALSKLRKAVDSGQIRRFTGNDYAPELAKGDIAACIGWSGDVIQLAGADDKIRFVAPDSGAMLYSDDMLVPNKATHKANAEQLVNYYYEPAVAAKVAAYVNYICPVRGAQAEMEKIDPESAANPLIFPDEALLSRATVFMTLDEKQEREYEGKFQQVIGA